The Clostridium sporogenes region ATGATGAAAAAAATATTTTATTAGATTGTGTAACTGTAATGACAACAAATCTAATGTTTCATAAAGAAATAGATTATGAAAACATTAAAGAGGAAGAGTTAGATAGGATTTTGGAAAGTATTAAAAAAGAATTTTATGATTTAATAATATCAGTAAATGAAGAAAACAAAAATATAATATTAGTTACTAATGAGGTAGGTTATAGTATTGTGCCAGCTTATAAATTAGGTAGAATATTTAGAGATTTTCAAGGTATCATAAATAAATTTATAGCCTCTTTAAGTGATGAGGTTTATTTAGTAACCTGTG contains the following coding sequences:
- the cobU gene encoding bifunctional adenosylcobinamide kinase/adenosylcobinamide-phosphate guanylyltransferase; the protein is MSDKNKVVLITGGVRSGKSEFAESLLQNEKSVLYIATAKITDKEMEHRVEKHKERRNSTWKTYEGYKNLGKIIKDYDEKNILLDCVTVMTTNLMFHKEIDYENIKEEELDRILESIKKEFYDLIISVNEENKNIILVTNEVGYSIVPAYKLGRIFRDFQGIINKFIASLSDEVYLVTCGIPLRIK